The Campylobacter armoricus sequence GAATGCAACTTGAATGTATTAATTGCCTTGAGTGTGCTGATGCTTGTTCAAAAATTCAAGCTAAGTTTGATCGTCCTAGTTTGATTAATTGGACTAGTGCAAAAGCTATTGAAACTAGAGAAAAAGTAAAATATTTTAGATTTAGAACCATTGGATATTTAGTTGTCTTGTGTGGTGTTTTTGCGGCTTTAGTTTTAATGGGAAGCAAAAAAGAACATATGCTTTTAAATATAAACCGCTCTAGTGAGCTTTACCAAATTAGAAAAGCACACGATGGAGAATTACAAGTTACTAATGCTTATGTATTTTTATTTCAAAATACTGATAATAAAACTCATGAATATTATTTTGATGTTAAACTACAAGGCGTTGAAGATGGTTTAGAAATCATTAGACCAAAAAAGTCTTTTAAATTAAAAGCTGGAGAAAAAGATAAACATATCGTTGTTTTAAAGGCTACTAAAAAATTAGCCAATAACGATAGAAAAGACACCGTGATTCCTTTAAAAATTAAAGCTTATGCGCTAGATGATAAAAATATTGTTATAGAAAGAGAAAGTAATTTTGTATATCCAAAAAATTCCATTCTAAAACAAAAATAAAAATGAAAAAAGAGCTTTCTTTAAAATCTCAAGTAAGACTTGAAAAAATCAAGCAAATTGCTGCGGAGTCGTTTTTTAAAAACGGCTACGAAGCAACTAATCTTAAAGACATTATCAAGCAAACTGGAGGATCATTTTCTTGTGTATATGAACATTTTAAAAGCAAGGAAGGATTATTTGAAGCAATATTAAACGATTTTGCTGAAAATCATTTTTTAGCTATTTTGAAAAAAAATATGAAAATAACAAACAAATTGAATCTAGAAGATTACCTATATCAATATGCTTTAGCTTATTTAAAAATTTTTAATAACAAAAAAACCATTGCCATAGTCAGATTGTTGTATTCTCAAATTTATAATGATAAATTTGAT is a genomic window containing:
- a CDS encoding TetR/AcrR family transcriptional regulator translates to MKKELSLKSQVRLEKIKQIAAESFFKNGYEATNLKDIIKQTGGSFSCVYEHFKSKEGLFEAILNDFAENHFLAILKKNMKITNKLNLEDYLYQYALAYLKIFNNKKTIAIVRLLYSQIYNDKFDFTAWFNGNNRKGIEYELQKRFELENEHLSKNAEFLSVTFCTMLRGTFFMQSTFGNKILMNKKEQQEHAQKVIKLFTNGIINFN